A window of the Candidatus Zixiibacteriota bacterium genome harbors these coding sequences:
- the lon gene encoding endopeptidase La, translated as MKLDFSEEKVEIKSRLPVLPLRDIVIFPHMIYPLLVGRQFTVSALQEAMILDKQIFLCAQKTPEIDIPNLEDLHQVGVVARILQVMKLPNGTIKVLVEGLIRARIKTFNKTGGFYTARLQLVSADSFKDTETEALARTVSELFSEYVRLNRRIPEEVLFSISSIDDYQRLADTIAAHILLKMETKQQILEFETVKPQLIKLGDTLRSEIEILKIEQKIDGTVRESLSRNQKEFYLQQQLKAIKEELGQGEDIGNEVEDLEDKLEELSAPPEVKKRADEDIKKLSKMHPYSAESAVLRTYVEWLLSLPWNSVTTDRGNFAEVKSILDGDHYGLEKPKKRILEHLAVLKIAKKVKGPILCLVGPPGVGKTSLGRSIARALDRKFVRMSLGGIHDEAEIRGHRRTYVGSLPGRIIQSIKKAGSANPVFLLDEVDKIGIDFRGDPAAALLEVLDPEQNATFSDNYLELDFDLSRILFITTANSVSGIPRPLADRMEIIRLPGYLEHEKLGIIKGYLIPKLKKEMGLEGIDIEFNDSALIEIIRYYTRESGVREAERQLASIMRKVAQQLAEGKKRRRFPVSASKASSYLGVRQYISTDIQARPGPGYAVGLAWTEFGGELLPIEVTLMKGSSKLTLTGRLGTVMQESASAALSYVRSHAGRFNLASDFFEKMEIHLHAPEGAVPKDGPSAGITILLAMISALTETPIRSSLAFTGEITLSGDVLAIGGLNEKLLAAKRSGITDILYPFKNKKDLADLPTELLHGLNLMPIKKVEDALKVAFKQGFRKKAPAKAAEKRKKETTRTQ; from the coding sequence ATGAAACTTGATTTCAGCGAAGAAAAAGTCGAAATAAAGTCGCGGTTGCCGGTGCTGCCGCTGCGCGATATTGTCATATTCCCCCATATGATTTACCCCCTCCTGGTTGGGCGGCAGTTTACGGTCTCGGCCCTTCAGGAGGCAATGATTCTCGATAAGCAGATTTTCCTCTGCGCCCAGAAAACCCCCGAGATCGATATTCCTAACCTCGAGGATCTCCATCAGGTCGGCGTGGTCGCCCGCATCCTCCAGGTGATGAAACTCCCCAACGGCACCATAAAGGTTCTGGTTGAAGGATTAATCCGCGCCCGAATAAAGACCTTCAATAAAACCGGCGGGTTCTACACCGCCCGCCTTCAGTTAGTCTCGGCCGATTCTTTCAAGGATACCGAAACCGAGGCCCTTGCAAGGACTGTCAGTGAGCTTTTCTCCGAATATGTGCGTCTCAACCGCCGTATCCCCGAAGAGGTTCTCTTCTCTATTTCCTCTATCGATGATTACCAGCGGCTGGCCGATACTATCGCCGCCCATATCCTGCTCAAAATGGAGACCAAGCAGCAGATACTGGAGTTTGAGACGGTCAAACCGCAGTTGATTAAGCTGGGCGATACTCTTCGCTCGGAAATTGAGATTCTTAAAATCGAGCAGAAAATTGATGGCACCGTTCGCGAATCACTCTCCCGCAATCAGAAAGAGTTCTATCTCCAGCAGCAGTTGAAAGCCATAAAAGAGGAGCTGGGGCAGGGGGAGGATATCGGCAATGAGGTCGAGGACCTTGAGGATAAGCTGGAGGAGCTTTCGGCGCCTCCGGAAGTAAAAAAGCGGGCAGATGAGGATATTAAGAAGCTGTCAAAAATGCACCCTTATTCTGCCGAATCGGCAGTTCTGAGAACATATGTCGAGTGGCTATTATCATTACCCTGGAACAGTGTCACGACCGATAGAGGAAATTTCGCCGAAGTAAAATCTATCCTTGATGGCGACCACTACGGACTCGAAAAACCGAAAAAACGGATTTTGGAGCACCTCGCTGTTTTGAAAATAGCAAAAAAGGTGAAAGGGCCGATTCTCTGCCTGGTCGGGCCTCCGGGCGTCGGGAAAACCTCTTTAGGCCGCTCCATAGCCCGGGCATTGGATAGGAAGTTTGTTCGGATGTCGCTGGGCGGGATTCATGATGAGGCCGAAATTCGCGGGCACAGGAGAACCTATGTCGGTTCGCTGCCGGGCAGAATAATACAATCGATCAAGAAAGCCGGCTCCGCTAACCCGGTGTTCTTATTGGATGAGGTTGATAAAATCGGCATTGATTTTCGCGGCGACCCGGCGGCGGCGCTTCTGGAAGTGCTCGATCCGGAGCAAAATGCCACTTTCTCGGATAATTATCTCGAGCTCGATTTCGACCTCTCGCGAATTCTTTTTATCACTACCGCCAATTCTGTCTCCGGCATTCCGCGACCGCTGGCCGACCGGATGGAAATTATCCGCTTACCGGGGTATCTGGAGCATGAAAAGCTGGGAATTATCAAAGGATACCTGATTCCAAAGTTGAAAAAGGAAATGGGTCTTGAGGGTATTGATATTGAATTCAATGACAGTGCCCTGATAGAAATAATCAGATATTACACCCGGGAATCCGGGGTTCGAGAGGCCGAGAGGCAATTGGCCTCGATTATGCGGAAAGTCGCCCAGCAGTTGGCGGAAGGGAAGAAGCGCCGCAGATTCCCTGTCAGCGCTTCGAAAGCCTCATCTTATCTTGGTGTGCGGCAATATATTTCGACAGATATTCAGGCCCGTCCGGGACCGGGGTACGCAGTTGGCCTAGCCTGGACCGAATTCGGCGGCGAGCTTCTTCCGATTGAAGTAACTCTCATGAAAGGCTCCTCTAAGCTGACTCTGACCGGCCGGCTCGGGACTGTCATGCAGGAATCGGCTTCCGCCGCGCTATCATATGTCCGAAGCCATGCCGGCAGATTCAATTTGGCTTCCGATTTCTTTGAGAAAATGGAAATTCATCTCCATGCGCCGGAGGGAGCAGTGCCTAAAGATGGCCCCTCGGCTGGAATTACTATCCTGCTGGCTATGATTTCCGCTCTGACCGAGACGCCAATTCGCTCCAGCCTCGCCTTTACCGGCGAAATAACCTTGAGCGGTGATGTTCTCGCTATCGGTGGACTAAATGAGAAGCTTCTGGCGGCCAAAAGATCCGGGATAACCGATATTCTTTATCCTTTCAAAAACAAGAAAGATCTTGCCGATCTCCCCACCGAACTGCTGCACGGACTTAACCTGATGCCGATTAAGAAGGTCGAGGACGCCTTGAAGGTGGCTTTCAAACAGGGATTTCGAAAGAAAGCCCCGGCCAAGGCTGCGGAAAAAAGAAAAAAAGAAACTACCCGGACCCAATAA
- a CDS encoding ATP-binding protein, whose product MHKSNIPKLTDVVTEDTLKIFLQGFFLNSGLAVGIYVEPGRPPILNESDLNPICLQHYNQVGRGGCSERNIALAARVLIDTDKKALKELESCPFGLQHVVEPIWCADKKRIVAILCLGGVLTNKEEAKSFLEKFTIDLYMDQISFKDRGKRLKEYATDLQNYYNAHLKMIGYTDDRQAPPPYNAARSDIPEFLDIINNDLDETFERILSFLNTWTNSRLSALCILDPQAPYNDPTNDYLVVRHVVGLTELESERKKNLKGPEFLKVSDSFVGRAIISKKIDYVEDLKPEDFKWFEAVRELDTRKALVIPLILPDNRLVLGVLICFPGRAIWRSRLPMFVSFARRVAVSIYSATRNELYKRSRIFSKRLLEVSSMTGIEFYSDMAELIRTTLDAAAASIFIIDRTSRYLRLVGTTDQTQNAKYLVGSRIYRIGEGITGFIAAELARRPYGEIVYNLYDDKRRSPKFEEYVPETRNNSHSMMATQVISPGGEVVGVIRCVDVVHKSNAVFNCFNHFYLEGLQFWAGIFGIIYTMKEGVRLNHEFMLTFVHEFGSSLMGLRNNLELVKRNIETGNSIVALRKLDDAVMLAVDIMTPPLQDVELTSLIMTKGEWSIEQPREEELWLEKDILMPMKNAFQDEARRERHIDIHYEPLPVSILVDRKQIIQVFSNLIRNAIKYSFDPKNKAVTPNMLADIKIRPYFDDRGALHIDFENQGIGIDEDEKKVVFELHRKGRNAGIQSAGGLGLGLFICKTILRFHGGDVFVKSGHNPTIITMRLPSFRVLQQ is encoded by the coding sequence ATGCACAAATCAAACATACCAAAGCTCACCGATGTTGTGACCGAGGATACCCTCAAGATATTCCTCCAAGGTTTTTTTCTCAATTCTGGACTAGCAGTCGGGATATATGTTGAGCCCGGTAGGCCGCCGATTTTGAATGAATCTGATTTGAATCCTATTTGTTTGCAGCACTATAACCAGGTTGGACGCGGGGGATGCTCGGAAAGAAATATAGCACTGGCAGCGCGGGTACTCATCGATACGGACAAAAAAGCATTAAAGGAATTGGAGAGTTGTCCTTTCGGTCTTCAGCATGTTGTTGAGCCAATTTGGTGTGCAGATAAGAAGCGAATTGTGGCTATTCTTTGCTTGGGCGGAGTACTGACAAATAAAGAAGAAGCAAAATCATTCTTGGAGAAATTCACCATAGACCTCTATATGGACCAGATTAGCTTTAAGGATAGGGGAAAAAGACTAAAGGAATATGCCACAGACCTTCAGAATTATTATAATGCTCATTTGAAGATGATTGGCTACACAGATGACCGCCAAGCCCCCCCACCATATAATGCTGCACGTAGCGATATCCCGGAATTCCTTGATATAATCAACAATGACTTAGACGAGACTTTCGAAAGAATATTGTCATTTCTGAATACGTGGACTAATTCCCGTCTCTCAGCTCTATGCATACTTGACCCGCAAGCACCTTATAATGACCCAACAAATGACTATCTTGTTGTCCGGCATGTTGTGGGTCTAACCGAATTAGAATCTGAAAGAAAAAAGAATCTGAAAGGCCCCGAATTTCTGAAGGTTTCCGATAGCTTTGTAGGAAGGGCAATAATCAGTAAGAAAATCGATTATGTTGAGGATCTGAAACCTGAGGATTTCAAATGGTTTGAGGCGGTTAGAGAGTTGGATACAAGAAAAGCACTTGTAATACCACTCATTTTGCCTGATAATCGTTTAGTCTTAGGCGTATTAATCTGCTTCCCGGGTCGTGCGATATGGAGATCAAGATTACCAATGTTCGTATCATTCGCTCGTCGGGTCGCGGTTTCAATATATTCAGCAACGCGGAATGAATTATACAAGCGGAGTCGTATTTTCTCGAAAAGGCTTCTGGAAGTATCTTCTATGACGGGGATCGAATTTTATAGTGATATGGCCGAATTAATCCGCACGACACTTGATGCTGCCGCAGCATCAATATTCATTATTGATCGCACTTCAAGATATTTAAGACTTGTAGGTACAACCGATCAAACGCAAAATGCCAAATATTTAGTTGGCAGTAGAATCTATAGAATTGGTGAGGGCATAACGGGCTTTATAGCAGCGGAATTAGCCAGAAGACCTTATGGCGAAATAGTATATAACCTTTATGACGATAAAAGGCGATCACCGAAATTTGAGGAATACGTTCCAGAAACGCGTAACAACAGCCATTCTATGATGGCGACACAGGTGATTTCGCCCGGCGGCGAGGTTGTAGGTGTAATACGATGTGTCGACGTTGTACACAAATCAAATGCCGTTTTCAACTGTTTTAATCACTTCTATTTAGAAGGACTGCAGTTTTGGGCTGGTATTTTTGGCATTATTTACACTATGAAGGAAGGGGTTAGATTGAACCATGAATTTATGCTCACTTTTGTTCATGAATTTGGTTCGAGTCTTATGGGCCTGAGGAATAATTTAGAACTTGTGAAGAGAAACATCGAAACTGGCAATTCAATTGTAGCCCTGCGTAAACTCGATGATGCTGTGATGCTTGCGGTTGATATTATGACACCCCCTCTTCAGGATGTAGAATTAACCAGTCTTATTATGACAAAAGGTGAATGGAGTATAGAACAGCCGCGAGAAGAGGAGCTCTGGCTGGAGAAGGATATCCTAATGCCTATGAAGAACGCCTTTCAGGATGAAGCAAGACGCGAAAGGCATATTGATATTCACTATGAACCACTCCCTGTAAGTATCTTGGTAGACAGGAAACAGATAATACAGGTTTTCAGCAATCTCATACGCAATGCAATTAAGTACTCATTTGATCCTAAGAATAAAGCAGTAACACCCAATATGCTCGCGGATATAAAAATAAGACCATATTTCGATGATCGAGGAGCACTTCATATCGATTTCGAGAACCAGGGTATAGGTATAGATGAGGACGAGAAGAAAGTCGTGTTCGAGCTTCACAGAAAAGGCAGAAACGCCGGTATACAGAGCGCCGGTGGACTTGGGCTGGGTTTATTCATATGCAAGACCATTCTGAGATTTCATGGCGGTGATGTTTTTGTGAAATCTGGCCATAATCCAACGATCATAACAATGAGGCTACCTTCATTTAGAGTACTGCAACAATAG